One stretch of Candidatus Culexarchaeum yellowstonense DNA includes these proteins:
- the phoU gene encoding phosphate signaling complex protein PhoU, whose amino-acid sequence MSRIIDASLEGLSSTLNRMGEMAYNAVSKSLLECLEGREAYNEIREISNNLLIMTEYVEDRAFELIVRYQPVASDLRRIKSYMKIAYDLTRFGRYALDISFTNKRLGGLRDCEEWIKTYIRETGEKVLEMIKLSMEALKNNDPQLARNISTKEDEVDKMQLEFLDKLIESETTRKCAISSVLIIRYLERIADHAAYICESIIYITTGQKETLR is encoded by the coding sequence ATGAGCAGAATCATTGATGCAAGTCTTGAAGGACTCTCATCAACCCTAAACAGGATGGGGGAAATGGCCTACAATGCAGTTTCAAAATCCCTCCTAGAATGCCTAGAGGGGAGGGAGGCATACAATGAAATCCGCGAAATATCAAACAACCTCCTAATCATGACTGAATACGTGGAGGATAGAGCCTTCGAACTCATAGTGAGATATCAACCAGTAGCCTCAGACTTGAGGAGAATAAAATCCTACATGAAAATAGCCTACGACCTAACAAGATTCGGCAGATACGCCCTAGACATATCCTTCACAAACAAGAGGCTGGGAGGACTGAGAGACTGCGAAGAATGGATAAAAACATACATCAGAGAAACAGGCGAAAAAGTTTTGGAAATGATTAAATTAAGCATGGAAGCCCTCAAAAACAATGACCCTCAACTAGCCAGAAATATATCCACAAAGGAAGATGAAGTGGACAAAATGCAACTCGAATTCCTAGACAAACTAATTGAAAGCGAAACCACAAGGAAATGCGCAATCTCAAGCGTATTAATAATAAGATACCTAGAGAGAATAGCAGACCACGCAGCATACATATGCGAATCAATAATCTACATCACCACTGGACAAAAGGAGACTCTAAGATAA
- a CDS encoding signal peptidase I, with amino-acid sequence MKLSRELPYLALALMTLIIASRFLPIPFGIFTVASGSMLPTIRVLDMVVVFGRDIHVGDIVAWAANPTYCVIHRVVNVTDRYVITKGDANPVPDPPMPLEAVKGRVVMIIPRELWISVLAVSLIYFAYTSRRIIHLSRNAMIYMPILVYVLIVSFSIFTFAAQTSIPLILKQPIMHLSRYGIIDLNGTCTLTIKYYCEGLTLLNVSSVELYGTPIQRYGYNANTLLIEIPWDYALFAASTGARLDVTVKAYLTREGFLVGSYSVPITLQKPVFKVENGSLIIYNPNIFPLKFNITWIYANFGEPWKYNSTTAIIVMGVGRFDPPKAQYIYVDVRYMWLGATFYERLRVK; translated from the coding sequence ATGAAGCTTTCCAGGGAATTACCATATTTGGCTTTAGCATTGATGACTTTGATTATTGCTTCAAGGTTTCTCCCAATCCCCTTTGGAATTTTCACTGTGGCTTCAGGCTCCATGCTTCCCACGATAAGGGTTTTGGATATGGTTGTGGTTTTTGGTAGAGATATACATGTTGGGGATATTGTTGCTTGGGCCGCTAACCCAACGTACTGCGTTATACATAGGGTTGTCAATGTTACGGATAGGTATGTGATAACTAAGGGGGATGCCAATCCAGTTCCAGATCCACCAATGCCATTGGAGGCTGTTAAAGGTAGAGTTGTAATGATAATTCCAAGGGAGCTTTGGATATCTGTTTTAGCAGTCTCATTGATATATTTTGCTTACACCAGTAGGAGGATTATACATTTATCGAGGAATGCAATGATCTATATGCCCATACTCGTATACGTTTTGATAGTTTCATTCAGCATATTCACATTTGCAGCTCAAACAAGCATCCCCCTAATATTGAAGCAGCCAATAATGCACTTATCCAGATATGGGATTATTGATTTGAATGGGACTTGCACTTTAACCATAAAATATTATTGTGAGGGGCTTACGCTACTAAATGTTTCAAGTGTGGAGCTTTATGGGACGCCAATTCAAAGGTATGGTTATAATGCGAACACCCTCCTAATTGAGATTCCATGGGATTACGCCCTCTTCGCAGCCTCCACGGGGGCTAGGTTGGACGTCACTGTGAAAGCATATTTAACTCGGGAGGGGTTTCTGGTGGGCTCATATAGTGTGCCCATAACACTGCAAAAACCAGTATTCAAGGTGGAGAATGGAAGTCTAATAATATATAATCCAAACATCTTCCCCCTCAAATTCAATATAACATGGATTTATGCGAATTTCGGGGAGCCTTGGAAGTATAATTCCACCACAGCAATAATTGTTATGGGGGTTGGAAGGTTTGATCCGCCGAAAGCTCAATACATCTACGTGGATGTGCGGTATATGTGGCTTGGAGCAACATTCTATGAGAGGTTGAGGGTGAAATGA
- the thrC gene encoding threonine synthase has product MFGVSGLADIGFSLKCLGCGGVVEDLTALKCGVCGSPLILEYAENHILEGFKSLYGSGLWRYRRLFPRIPDESIVSLGEGGTPIVEATGIARRLGVKRVYLKLEYMNPTGSLKDRGSSLMISMLKWLGVRRIADDSSGNAGASIAAYSAKAGLECTIYVPQHTPMDKIAQISMYGARVVKVPGDRGETSKAILRDYSKGLFYYASHNWSPYFLDGFRSFAFEVIEQLGNRIPEHIIFPVGGGSLMLGAYLGFMDALKADVIRGLPKLHIVQPEACAPIANAFERGAEHVEPVVEGETIAGGLRVANPPKGDMILKALRKVGGVAVKVNDQEILDGYIALSRVEGIFCEPTSATVYPALKRLISLGVISGDDAVLLPITGFGLKDTHTLIHALQYASSSPQHPIN; this is encoded by the coding sequence ATGTTTGGTGTTTCTGGATTGGCTGATATTGGTTTTAGTTTGAAGTGTCTTGGTTGTGGAGGGGTTGTTGAAGATTTAACTGCCCTTAAATGTGGAGTATGCGGTTCCCCATTAATCCTCGAATACGCGGAAAACCATATCTTGGAGGGGTTTAAGAGTCTTTATGGTTCTGGCTTGTGGCGTTATAGGAGGCTATTCCCCAGAATTCCAGACGAGTCTATTGTGAGTTTGGGTGAGGGTGGAACGCCAATAGTTGAGGCTACTGGAATTGCTAGGAGGCTTGGGGTTAAGAGGGTTTACTTGAAACTTGAATACATGAATCCAACAGGCTCCCTTAAGGATAGGGGGAGTAGCTTAATGATTTCAATGCTTAAATGGCTTGGCGTAAGGAGGATTGCAGATGACTCTTCAGGGAATGCTGGGGCATCCATAGCTGCATACTCAGCTAAAGCTGGATTGGAATGCACAATATACGTCCCCCAACATACGCCAATGGATAAGATTGCACAGATATCCATGTATGGTGCAAGGGTTGTTAAGGTTCCTGGAGATAGGGGTGAAACTTCGAAAGCCATACTCAGAGACTACTCTAAGGGACTATTCTACTATGCCTCCCACAATTGGAGTCCATACTTCCTCGATGGCTTTAGAAGCTTCGCCTTCGAAGTAATAGAACAGCTTGGCAATAGAATTCCAGAACACATAATATTCCCAGTGGGTGGAGGCAGCTTAATGCTTGGAGCATACCTTGGATTCATGGATGCATTGAAAGCCGATGTGATCAGGGGCCTTCCAAAACTTCATATAGTTCAACCTGAAGCTTGCGCACCAATAGCAAATGCCTTTGAGAGGGGAGCTGAACATGTGGAGCCGGTGGTGGAGGGGGAGACAATTGCAGGTGGACTTAGAGTTGCAAATCCACCGAAGGGGGACATGATCCTAAAGGCTTTACGCAAAGTTGGGGGAGTGGCAGTTAAAGTTAACGACCAAGAAATTCTGGATGGATACATTGCGTTATCGAGGGTTGAGGGGATATTCTGTGAGCCAACATCAGCCACAGTCTACCCAGCCCTAAAGAGGCTAATAAGTTTAGGCGTCATTAGTGGTGACGATGCTGTGCTACTCCCCATAACAGGCTTTGGACTTAAGGATACACATACACTCATACATGCCCTTCAATATGCATCATCCTCCCCTCAACATCCTATAAACTAA
- a CDS encoding recombinase family protein produces the protein MSSVFSAVVYVRVSTREQDEDVQLRAVEGFASRLGVRVLKVYIDRGVSGGKPFRDRPAASQLLSELDQLKPDAVIVFAVDRIGRDMRDTVDTILGLEERGVKVLSVREEWLQTLDLNIRKLILSILSWVAEFERRRIRERQIAAWEAGKRKGRPEVQLPMREIVRRIEQGWTKRAVWRWLVTDRGIKMSYEHYLRRLKKYMRENGIVERRVLEKSSSLSGSKLNP, from the coding sequence ATGTCTAGTGTTTTTAGTGCTGTGGTTTATGTTCGTGTTAGTACTAGGGAGCAGGATGAGGATGTTCAGTTGAGGGCTGTGGAGGGGTTTGCATCTAGGCTTGGTGTTAGGGTTTTGAAGGTTTATATTGATAGGGGGGTTAGTGGTGGTAAGCCTTTCCGTGATAGGCCTGCTGCCAGTCAATTGCTTAGTGAACTTGATCAGCTTAAGCCCGATGCAGTCATAGTTTTTGCTGTGGACCGTATTGGGCGTGATATGAGGGATACTGTGGATACTATTCTTGGTTTGGAGGAGAGGGGGGTTAAGGTTTTAAGTGTTAGGGAGGAGTGGCTTCAAACCCTAGACTTGAATATCCGCAAACTAATCCTTAGCATTTTGAGTTGGGTGGCTGAGTTTGAGCGTAGGCGTATTAGGGAGAGACAGATTGCCGCTTGGGAGGCTGGGAAGCGTAAGGGGAGGCCTGAAGTTCAGCTTCCCATGAGGGAGATTGTGAGGAGGATTGAGCAGGGTTGGACTAAGAGGGCTGTTTGGAGGTGGCTTGTAACTGACCGTGGGATTAAGATGAGTTATGAGCATTACCTTAGGAGGCTTAAGAAGTATATGAGGGAGAATGGCATTGTTGAGAGGAGGGTTTTGGAGAAGAGCTCCAGCCTAAGCGGTTCAAAGCTCAACCCTTAA
- the pstB gene encoding phosphate ABC transporter ATP-binding protein PstB — MVVKFDIQNLNAWFGSKHVLKNINMKIEENTVTAIMGPSGCGKTTFLRCLNRMHELTPGARVSGKVIFNGVDIYDKSVDPVMVRRKIGMVFQKPNPFPMMSIYDNVAIGLKLSGIRDKSVLDAAVKRSLELANLWDEVKDELHKSGASLSGGQQQRLCIARALAVEPEVLLMDEPCSALDPISTAKIEELIRKLAEDYTIIIVTHNVQQAARVSDFTAFLYFGELIEYGPTRQVFENPQNELTERYITGKFG, encoded by the coding sequence ATGGTGGTTAAATTTGATATCCAAAATTTGAATGCATGGTTTGGATCCAAACATGTACTGAAGAATATCAACATGAAAATTGAGGAGAACACTGTAACGGCCATAATGGGTCCATCTGGATGTGGTAAAACCACATTCCTCAGATGCCTCAACAGGATGCATGAATTAACCCCGGGGGCAAGGGTTTCTGGAAAGGTTATATTTAATGGGGTAGACATCTATGATAAGAGTGTTGACCCAGTTATGGTGAGGAGGAAGATAGGCATGGTCTTCCAGAAGCCAAACCCATTCCCAATGATGTCCATATACGACAATGTAGCAATAGGATTGAAGTTGAGTGGCATTAGGGATAAGAGTGTTCTAGATGCTGCTGTAAAGAGAAGCTTAGAGCTAGCCAACCTATGGGATGAAGTTAAAGATGAACTACACAAGTCTGGAGCAAGCTTATCCGGTGGACAGCAACAGAGACTTTGCATAGCACGCGCATTAGCCGTTGAACCTGAAGTCCTCCTAATGGATGAACCATGCTCAGCCCTAGACCCAATATCAACAGCTAAAATAGAAGAGCTGATAAGGAAGCTGGCTGAGGATTACACGATAATCATCGTAACACACAACGTGCAACAAGCAGCAAGAGTCTCAGACTTCACAGCCTTCCTCTACTTCGGCGAACTAATAGAGTACGGCCCAACAAGACAAGTATTCGAGAACCCCCAAAACGAATTAACGGAGAGATACATAACTGGAAAGTTTGGTTGA
- the pstA gene encoding phosphate ABC transporter permease PstA: MDYHRFRFVKDYFMRILIYLALISALIPLFSILYEVFVRGASTINMDFFIKPTPTVGEVGGGVANAIQGTLITIGLASLMGVPIGLMSGIFLSEYSESKLSMAIRFLHDVLNGIPSIVIGVFAYTLITRSIGFSVTAAAFALAVIMIPIVTRTTEEALKLVPMSIREAAIALGIPRWKVTMTIVLSSAKKTIVTGIMLSIARIAGESAPVLVTMGFWRWWFSGLNRPVANLALNVFIFAMSPFKNWVTLAWGSALILILMILIISVAARTLLIKGWYYGG; the protein is encoded by the coding sequence ATGGATTATCATAGGTTTAGGTTTGTTAAGGATTACTTCATGAGGATCCTCATATACCTAGCCCTCATATCAGCATTAATCCCACTATTCAGCATACTATACGAAGTTTTCGTGAGGGGGGCTTCCACAATAAACATGGATTTCTTCATTAAACCCACACCCACAGTTGGCGAGGTTGGGGGAGGAGTTGCAAACGCCATACAGGGGACACTGATAACCATTGGTTTAGCATCCCTCATGGGTGTCCCCATAGGATTGATGTCAGGAATATTCCTAAGCGAGTACAGTGAATCCAAGCTTTCCATGGCCATCAGATTCCTCCACGACGTTTTAAATGGAATCCCATCAATTGTCATCGGAGTTTTCGCCTACACCCTAATTACACGTTCCATTGGATTCTCAGTAACTGCAGCAGCCTTCGCATTGGCTGTTATCATGATCCCCATAGTTACAAGGACAACTGAGGAAGCATTGAAACTTGTACCCATGAGTATACGTGAAGCAGCAATAGCCCTTGGAATACCAAGATGGAAAGTTACAATGACAATTGTTCTTAGCAGCGCAAAAAAGACTATAGTCACTGGAATAATGCTCTCCATTGCAAGAATTGCAGGGGAATCAGCCCCAGTACTTGTAACCATGGGATTTTGGAGATGGTGGTTCTCAGGGTTAAACCGTCCAGTGGCAAACCTAGCTCTAAACGTCTTCATATTCGCCATGTCCCCATTCAAAAACTGGGTAACCCTAGCCTGGGGATCCGCACTAATACTTATCTTAATGATTTTAATAATAAGTGTAGCTGCAAGGACTCTGCTCATAAAGGGGTGGTATTATGGTGGTTAA